In one Methanobrevibacter arboriphilus genomic region, the following are encoded:
- a CDS encoding DUF2073 domain-containing protein, whose protein sequence is MEGLKMDFISSEALENVTSMEKIYMIIDKVKNGAVVVMEGGLTPSERAELIETTMREIDIENFVGIDVHTLEKDSASFFGLSKKRTVVITIIGPANVMKTVKKQSNLLSMVADLNN, encoded by the coding sequence ATGGAAGGACTAAAAATGGATTTCATATCCTCCGAAGCTCTTGAAAATGTCACAAGCATGGAAAAAATTTACATGATTATTGATAAGGTTAAGAATGGCGCTGTTGTTGTTATGGAAGGTGGACTAACTCCTTCAGAAAGAGCAGAGCTTATTGAAACTACTATGAGAGAAATTGATATTGAAAATTTTGTTGGTATTGATGTCCATACATTAGAAAAAGATTCTGCTTCATTTTTTGGTTTATCAAAGAAGAGAACTGTTGTTATTACAATTATTGGCCCTGCTAATGTTATGAAAACGGTTAAAAAACAATCTAATCTTTTATCTATGGTTGCTGATCTTAATAATTAA
- a CDS encoding pyridoxal phosphate-dependent aminotransferase, translating into MVKPAERLKSIELSQIRKMFEVCDENAISLGIGEPDFDIPENVKIAINDALDEGFTHYTHNKGFLELREEISKKLKIDNKVNIDPNSILVTVGASEALYMCAQGFFEKGDEILIPDPGFLSYKACVDISEATAIPVEAKISNNYKIKFEDVEEKISSKTKAFIMNSPSNPTGAVMDKKDIKTIADLATDHDFIIISDEIYEKIIYDKKHYSPKQFTDNAIIINGFSKTYAMTGLRIGYLAGEEEIIEELLKVHQYNTACAPSISQIAGYEALRGPQGYVKTMVKEFKRRKNLISKRLDDLNLKCTPLEGAFYAFPQVENAKDYVKKALDVGVITVPGSGFGQTCDCNVRMSYANSYENIEEAMNRLEKIK; encoded by the coding sequence ATGGTTAAACCAGCTGAAAGACTAAAATCAATTGAATTATCCCAAATAAGAAAAATGTTCGAAGTGTGTGATGAAAATGCCATTAGTTTAGGGATAGGGGAACCTGATTTTGATATTCCTGAAAATGTTAAAATAGCTATTAATGATGCACTTGATGAAGGTTTTACTCACTATACACATAATAAAGGTTTTTTAGAATTAAGAGAAGAAATATCAAAAAAACTTAAAATTGATAATAAAGTAAATATAGACCCTAATTCTATATTAGTTACTGTAGGGGCGAGTGAAGCATTATATATGTGTGCACAAGGATTTTTTGAAAAAGGAGATGAAATATTAATTCCAGACCCTGGTTTTTTATCATATAAAGCCTGTGTAGATATTTCTGAAGCCACAGCTATTCCTGTTGAAGCAAAAATTAGTAATAATTATAAAATTAAGTTTGAAGATGTAGAAGAAAAAATATCATCAAAAACTAAAGCATTCATAATGAATTCTCCTTCAAATCCAACAGGAGCAGTTATGGATAAAAAAGACATTAAAACTATTGCTGATTTAGCTACTGATCATGATTTTATCATAATTAGTGATGAAATTTATGAAAAAATAATATATGATAAAAAACATTACTCTCCTAAACAATTTACGGATAATGCTATTATTATTAATGGTTTTTCTAAAACTTATGCAATGACTGGTCTTAGAATAGGTTATTTAGCTGGAGAAGAAGAAATAATTGAAGAGCTACTTAAAGTACATCAATATAATACAGCTTGTGCTCCTTCAATTTCACAAATAGCTGGATATGAAGCCTTAAGAGGACCTCAAGGATATGTTAAAACTATGGTTAAAGAGTTTAAAAGACGAAAAAATTTAATTTCAAAACGTTTAGATGATTTAAATCTAAAATGTACTCCTTTAGAAGGAGCATTTTATGCATTTCCCCAAGTAGAAAATGCTAAAGATTATGTTAAAAAAGCATTAGATGTTGGTGTTATCACTGTTCCAGGAAGTGGATTTGGTCAAACATGCGATTGTAATGTAAGAATGTCATATGCAAACTCTTATGAAAACATTGAAGAAGCTATGAATAGATTAGAGAAAATTAAATAA
- a CDS encoding class III signal peptide-containing protein, which translates to MKIKNKIYKEEEGQGSVEIILLIGLILVIVILTGNYIFNISNSINNSLKQLIEKGRDEILLEI; encoded by the coding sequence ATGAAAATAAAAAATAAGATTTATAAAGAGGAAGAAGGACAAGGAAGTGTTGAAATAATATTATTAATTGGATTAATATTAGTCATTGTTATATTAACAGGAAATTATATCTTTAATATTTCAAATTCAATAAATAATAGTTTAAAGCAGCTAATAGAAAAAGGAAGAGATGAAATTTTATTGGAAATATAA
- a CDS encoding phosphopantetheine adenylyltransferase: MRIEKQYKKVAVGGTFDRFHNGHRKLLEEAFLHGELVVIGVTSNAFGGKKGNIDSCDKRMGNLNDFLSSKHNNFQIAKLDDSYGSTIYEDDFDAIVVSEETEPTAIEINEIRKSKGMKALDIIVISFVYAEDGIPISSTRIRKGEIDTKGHLLI; this comes from the coding sequence ATGAGAATAGAAAAACAATATAAGAAGGTAGCTGTTGGTGGAACTTTTGATAGGTTTCATAATGGTCATAGGAAGCTGTTAGAGGAAGCTTTTTTACATGGTGAATTAGTAGTTATCGGAGTTACTTCTAATGCATTTGGGGGTAAAAAAGGAAATATTGATTCTTGTGATAAAAGAATGGGTAATTTGAATGATTTTTTATCTTCAAAGCATAATAATTTTCAAATTGCTAAATTGGATGATTCTTATGGGTCTACTATTTATGAAGATGATTTTGATGCTATTGTTGTAAGTGAAGAAACTGAGCCTACTGCCATTGAAATTAATGAAATTCGTAAAAGTAAGGGAATGAAAGCTCTTGATATTATTGTAATTAGTTTTGTTTATGCTGAAGATGGGATTCCTATTTCTTCTACTAGAATTCGCAAAGGAGAAATAGATACTAAAGGCCATTTATTAATATGA
- a CDS encoding transglutaminase-like domain-containing protein, with translation MVMLSLFFLSIGVTFASDVNYNENVNFEDKNILNNVNNEIYDELDASNVLNSDDQLNSDANSSVDPSNTSNDNLLNTNNSNTLSSNTNVSSDGILNTNTSNLNTSNTTSSNVNSSNINSNNLSSNNTANQHESIKSDTEKKFAAGGDERPSKLTQSQILNAASSVYKYIKKYKKLPNYVTIAGYKFSMPEFLYLISVTTYYKHDGKNSQVTVKYGISNPSKPTGVTIKGKLVKSQYYTYSKNLIKFMEKYNKAPNYLSTKLGKMQYQTVIYQFSKLLNWSNSHNSKFPKYLSLNIGKKNSINKYIPKYSRASSSSPTTDSSKEKVPSSILNSKYNGESLTKYLNPSKNCQSTNAKIQSLATSITKGYTTQLSKAKAIFNWVRDKVSYSFYYNTKKGATGTLSSKSGNCVDKTHLLIALLRSSGIAARYANGQAQFTSGNTYGHVWAQVLIGDTWVVADTTSSRNSFGVVNNWKPSSAKIYGYYSSISF, from the coding sequence ATGGTAATGTTATCTCTGTTCTTTTTATCTATAGGGGTAACATTTGCAAGTGATGTAAATTATAATGAAAATGTTAATTTTGAAGATAAAAATATTTTAAATAACGTTAATAATGAAATATATGACGAATTAGATGCATCAAATGTATTAAATTCAGATGATCAGCTAAATTCAGATGCTAATAGTTCTGTTGATCCTAGTAATACTTCTAATGATAATCTACTAAATACTAATAATTCTAATACTTTAAGTTCAAATACTAATGTTTCTAGTGATGGTATATTAAATACTAATACTTCTAATCTTAATACTTCTAATACAACTTCTTCTAATGTGAATTCTTCTAATATCAATTCTAATAATTTAAGCTCAAATAACACTGCTAATCAACATGAATCAATAAAATCAGACACTGAAAAGAAATTTGCTGCTGGTGGGGATGAAAGACCAAGTAAACTCACCCAAAGCCAGATATTAAATGCAGCTAGTTCAGTCTATAAATATATTAAAAAATACAAAAAATTACCAAACTATGTTACTATAGCAGGATATAAATTTTCAATGCCAGAATTTTTGTATTTAATAAGTGTAACAACTTATTACAAACATGATGGTAAAAATTCTCAAGTTACTGTGAAGTATGGGATTTCAAACCCATCAAAACCAACTGGAGTTACTATTAAAGGAAAATTAGTTAAATCTCAGTATTATACATATTCAAAAAACCTTATTAAGTTTATGGAAAAGTATAATAAAGCACCTAACTATCTATCAACTAAACTAGGAAAGATGCAATATCAAACAGTAATATATCAGTTTTCAAAGCTACTTAATTGGAGTAACTCTCATAACTCTAAATTTCCAAAGTATTTATCATTAAACATAGGTAAAAAGAACTCAATAAACAAATATATTCCTAAATATTCTAGAGCTAGTTCATCATCACCAACTACAGATTCAAGTAAAGAAAAAGTTCCTTCTAGTATTTTAAACAGTAAATATAATGGAGAATCATTAACTAAATACTTAAATCCTAGTAAAAATTGTCAATCTACAAATGCAAAAATACAATCATTAGCTACAAGTATAACAAAAGGATACACTACACAATTGTCTAAAGCAAAAGCTATATTCAACTGGGTACGAGATAAAGTATCTTATAGTTTTTACTATAACACAAAAAAAGGAGCTACTGGAACACTTAGTTCTAAAAGTGGTAATTGTGTTGATAAAACACATTTACTTATTGCATTACTAAGATCTTCTGGAATAGCAGCTAGATATGCTAATGGTCAAGCTCAGTTTACTAGTGGAAACACTTATGGACATGTTTGGGCTCAAGTTCTTATTGGAGATACTTGGGTAGTTGCGGATACAACAAGTTCAAGAAATAGTTTTGGTGTTGTAAATAATTGGAAACCTAGTAGTGCTAAGATTTATGGTTACTATTCTTCAATAAGTTTCTAA
- a CDS encoding cation diffusion facilitator family transporter, which yields MEYSKRNKEGKKAATIGIAGNIFLTIFNITIGIISGSFALVAEGAHTLSDIATSVIAYVGFKIGQKPPDDEHPLGHGRAESIAGLVIVIFLTLIAYEIISLAIEKLFFGSNISSPTYLAGIMALAGIIINIFMSRYIINVGKRINSPAIVADGKHQQMDILSCIAILISVILSQFGYTFLDPLVGLIIGLFVLKAAFEVGKDNINNIMGKLPSKELIDEIKEVSNSIDGVYGVHSIRVNYFGSYATLTLHVEVKSDLSLNKSHEIIHKVQDKLTEKIDIVQLVIAHACPYGEEYDHKEPLDKM from the coding sequence ATAGAATATTCTAAACGAAATAAAGAAGGAAAAAAAGCAGCTACAATAGGAATAGCTGGAAACATATTTTTAACGATTTTTAATATAACCATTGGAATAATTTCAGGTAGTTTTGCTCTTGTAGCTGAGGGAGCGCATACACTATCAGACATAGCTACCTCAGTTATAGCTTATGTTGGTTTTAAGATAGGTCAAAAACCTCCTGATGATGAACATCCATTAGGACATGGAAGAGCTGAATCAATAGCAGGTCTAGTTATAGTTATATTCTTAACATTAATAGCTTATGAAATAATAAGTTTAGCAATTGAAAAATTATTTTTCGGAAGTAATATCTCCTCACCAACATATTTAGCAGGAATAATGGCATTAGCAGGAATAATAATTAATATATTTATGAGTAGATATATTATAAACGTTGGAAAAAGAATAAATAGTCCTGCAATAGTGGCTGATGGTAAACATCAACAAATGGATATATTATCATGTATAGCTATTTTAATCAGTGTTATATTATCACAGTTTGGTTATACTTTTTTAGATCCACTAGTAGGATTAATTATAGGATTATTTGTATTGAAAGCTGCTTTTGAAGTTGGAAAAGACAATATAAATAACATAATGGGAAAATTGCCATCAAAAGAATTGATTGATGAAATTAAAGAAGTTTCTAATTCTATAGATGGAGTTTATGGAGTTCACAGTATAAGAGTGAATTATTTTGGTTCATATGCAACATTAACATTACACGTTGAAGTTAAATCTGATTTATCATTGAACAAATCCCATGAAATAATACACAAAGTTCAAGATAAACTAACAGAAAAAATAGATATAGTTCAACTAGTAATAGCACATGCATGCCCATATGGAGAAGAATACGACCACAAAGAACCTCTCGATAAAATGTAA
- a CDS encoding radical SAM protein, with translation MIYEKNVIMKRPLKVDIRFASVYPNLYKTAMSSLGYQIIYGMINERKDSWCERVVYPDTRSIESNSHLKDFDIISFSLQYEQDYFNMLEMLKKAEIPIRRKDRKVKNDFDKKKSDYPLIIAGGPCATSNPMPISDFIDIFIIGEFEPILNDFLDLYKKLKYPIKQLESFLSLKGIYLPSVNNKVKRIIVKDMDHAYHVTNPIIAKAEKKEDEDSLPVFGNSILLNVSRGCTRGCRFCMSGYLYRPLRETKLQKLFDVAEKARANTGLKKVSLIGAAVSDCSKIDELIKGLLDKGFQISTPSMRIESITTKSLNSLKKSGAKTITIAPESIYPLRKSINKNIPDEKIFEIIKKATELGLNLKLYFLIGLINETKEDIEELALYIKKIHSLKDKNSIRFSINPLIPKPHTPMQWEGYDLKDIKSKMKYLKKELKGIDVKFYSPKMGLIQYVLSCKGKEVGNILEKSLDLKIPVKEWEKHSKGYYIKNSNKDNITSNNSNILSGVLGSETKLPWENIDIGLNENFLKEERKKIFNYENTEWCQRASCYKCGICK, from the coding sequence ATGATATATGAAAAAAATGTAATTATGAAAAGACCTTTGAAGGTTGATATTAGATTTGCATCAGTTTATCCAAATTTATATAAAACAGCAATGTCCTCTTTAGGATATCAAATAATATATGGAATGATAAATGAGAGAAAAGATAGCTGGTGTGAAAGAGTTGTTTATCCAGATACAAGGAGTATTGAATCTAACAGCCATCTTAAAGACTTTGATATAATTAGCTTTTCACTTCAATATGAACAAGATTATTTTAATATGTTAGAAATGCTTAAAAAAGCTGAAATCCCTATAAGAAGAAAGGATAGAAAAGTAAAAAATGATTTTGATAAAAAAAAATCTGACTATCCATTAATTATAGCTGGGGGACCCTGTGCAACTTCTAATCCAATGCCTATTTCTGATTTTATTGATATATTCATTATTGGAGAGTTTGAACCTATATTAAATGACTTTTTAGATTTATATAAAAAGTTAAAATATCCAATTAAACAATTAGAATCCTTTTTATCTTTAAAAGGAATATATCTTCCTTCAGTAAATAATAAAGTAAAAAGAATCATTGTAAAAGATATGGATCATGCTTACCATGTAACCAATCCAATAATCGCAAAAGCTGAAAAAAAAGAAGATGAAGATTCTTTACCAGTTTTTGGTAATTCAATACTTCTTAATGTATCAAGAGGATGTACACGAGGATGTAGATTTTGTATGTCAGGATACTTATATCGTCCACTACGAGAAACAAAGCTTCAAAAGCTATTCGATGTTGCAGAAAAAGCTAGAGCTAATACAGGTTTGAAAAAAGTTTCATTAATTGGAGCAGCTGTTTCTGACTGTTCAAAAATCGATGAATTGATAAAAGGATTATTAGATAAAGGATTTCAAATTTCAACACCTTCTATGAGAATTGAATCCATAACTACAAAATCTCTTAATTCTTTGAAAAAAAGTGGTGCTAAAACAATTACAATAGCTCCAGAATCTATTTATCCTCTTAGAAAATCTATTAATAAAAATATACCTGATGAGAAAATATTTGAAATTATTAAAAAAGCTACTGAGTTAGGGCTTAATTTAAAATTATATTTTTTAATAGGACTAATTAATGAAACAAAAGAAGATATTGAAGAATTAGCATTATATATTAAAAAAATACATTCTTTAAAAGACAAAAATTCTATAAGATTTAGTATTAATCCTCTAATCCCTAAACCTCATACTCCAATGCAATGGGAAGGATATGATTTAAAAGATATTAAATCTAAGATGAAATATCTTAAAAAAGAATTAAAAGGGATTGATGTTAAATTTTATAGTCCAAAAATGGGATTAATACAATATGTTTTATCTTGTAAAGGAAAAGAAGTAGGAAATATTCTAGAAAAGTCTCTTGATTTAAAAATTCCTGTCAAAGAATGGGAAAAACATAGCAAAGGATATTATATTAAAAATAGTAATAAAGATAATATTACTAGTAATAATAGTAATATATTATCTGGAGTGTTAGGGTCAGAAACTAAACTTCCTTGGGAAAATATAGATATTGGATTAAATGAAAACTTTCTAAAAGAAGAAAGAAAGAAAATATTTAACTATGAAAATACTGAATGGTGTCAAAGAGCATCATGTTATAAATGTGGTATTTGTAAATAG
- a CDS encoding 2-phosphoglycerate kinase, which translates to MIMVQGEVSGKVYTEPFSKGVLSRSLTRAEMGPNKAYAFASCIEAKLKDKNLSLITIDELVELIVDDLRDEDPEIAEKYIAWRQIKKGTEPLIILIGGASGVGTSSIAFEIANRLGIRNMISTDMIREVMRKIVSKELIPVIHESSFTAYKGMRVPPPPEFDDVLAGFRDHVDTVSVGIDAVIERSLKEGISIVIEGVHVVPGFIKQELMEKNNVVMFVLTLQDKEIHKGRFYSRCRQMWARRPLQRYLDNFYAIRKTHKYFESQASKFDVPAIENIDVVTTIDSIIKHITETYGGINDVKK; encoded by the coding sequence ATGATTATGGTACAAGGAGAAGTTAGTGGAAAAGTATATACTGAACCTTTTTCAAAAGGTGTTCTTTCAAGATCACTTACAAGGGCAGAAATGGGTCCCAATAAAGCTTATGCTTTTGCTTCTTGTATAGAGGCTAAATTAAAAGATAAAAACTTGAGTTTAATCACTATTGATGAATTAGTTGAGCTTATTGTCGATGATTTAAGGGATGAAGACCCAGAGATAGCTGAAAAATATATTGCTTGGAGACAAATAAAAAAAGGGACTGAACCTTTAATTATATTAATTGGTGGTGCTTCTGGTGTTGGAACTTCTTCAATAGCTTTTGAAATAGCTAATCGTTTAGGCATTAGAAATATGATAAGTACTGATATGATTCGTGAAGTTATGCGTAAAATTGTATCTAAGGAGTTAATTCCTGTTATACACGAATCAAGCTTTACAGCATACAAAGGAATGAGAGTTCCTCCTCCTCCTGAGTTTGATGATGTTTTAGCTGGTTTTAGAGATCATGTAGATACTGTGAGTGTTGGGATTGATGCAGTTATCGAAAGATCTTTAAAAGAAGGGATAAGTATTGTTATTGAAGGGGTCCATGTAGTTCCAGGATTTATTAAACAAGAATTAATGGAAAAAAATAATGTTGTAATGTTTGTATTGACTTTACAAGATAAAGAAATACATAAAGGTAGGTTTTACTCAAGATGTAGACAAATGTGGGCTAGAAGGCCTCTTCAAAGATATTTAGATAATTTTTATGCAATTAGAAAAACTCATAAATATTTTGAATCACAAGCAAGTAAATTCGATGTTCCTGCTATTGAAAATATTGATGTTGTAACTACTATAGATTCAATAATAAAACATATAACTGAAACTTATGGAGGTATAAATGATGTTAAAAAATAA
- a CDS encoding CBS domain-containing protein, whose product MLKNKKVSEVMTKNVFTTNPDEDVVFAFEKLMKNKVSALPVLDEDGKMIGIVTASDLGYNLILDNYKLGTKVSSVMVKNVTSVSPEESLYDAICTMEENAPGGSIVNQLPVLENGTLVGIISDGDIIKALK is encoded by the coding sequence ATGTTAAAAAATAAGAAAGTAAGTGAGGTAATGACTAAAAATGTTTTTACTACGAATCCCGATGAAGATGTTGTATTTGCATTTGAAAAATTAATGAAAAATAAGGTCAGTGCTCTTCCAGTTTTAGATGAAGATGGAAAGATGATTGGGATTGTAACAGCTTCGGATTTAGGGTATAATTTGATATTAGATAATTATAAGTTAGGAACAAAAGTTTCAAGTGTAATGGTCAAAAATGTAACTTCAGTAAGTCCTGAAGAATCTTTATATGATGCTATTTGTACTATGGAAGAGAATGCTCCTGGTGGTAGCATTGTAAACCAGCTTCCTGTTTTAGAAAACGGCACTCTTGTTGGTATAATATCTGATGGAGATATTATAAAGGCTCTTAAATAA
- a CDS encoding metal-dependent hydrolase: MVEITWLGHSAFEIISDKGLKILIDPFISNNPSCNIPVEEIEADLILVTHGHADHFGDAMEIANRTGAKIIGNHEVSLFLSKQGLESVGMNMGGSIYIQDIKITMLDAKHSSTLDFLEEIIPGGCPTSFLITSEEGTKIFHAGDTGLFGDMEKVIGDIYKPDIALLPIGDKFTMGPFEASIATKWISPNVVIPMHYNTFPIIEQNTAIFSNFVMQMTPEIQVVILNPGETFKSQKI; encoded by the coding sequence ATGGTAGAAATTACTTGGTTAGGGCACTCTGCCTTTGAAATAATCTCAGATAAAGGACTTAAGATTTTAATAGATCCTTTTATAAGCAATAATCCTTCATGTAATATTCCTGTTGAGGAAATTGAAGCAGATTTAATTTTGGTAACTCATGGACATGCTGATCATTTTGGAGATGCTATGGAAATAGCTAATAGAACTGGTGCAAAGATTATTGGAAACCATGAGGTTTCTTTATTTTTATCAAAGCAAGGATTAGAGTCTGTGGGAATGAATATGGGTGGATCAATTTATATACAAGATATAAAAATTACTATGCTTGATGCAAAACATTCTTCAACTTTAGATTTCTTAGAAGAAATCATTCCTGGTGGATGCCCAACTAGTTTTCTTATAACTTCTGAAGAAGGAACTAAAATATTTCATGCTGGAGATACTGGTCTATTTGGTGATATGGAAAAGGTGATTGGAGATATTTACAAACCAGATATCGCTTTATTGCCAATTGGGGATAAATTCACTATGGGTCCATTTGAAGCATCTATAGCTACAAAATGGATTTCTCCTAATGTAGTTATTCCAATGCATTATAATACTTTCCCAATAATTGAACAAAATACAGCTATATTTTCTAATTTTGTGATGCAAATGACTCCTGAAATACAAGTTGTTATTCTAAATCCAGGAGAAACTTTTAAATCTCAAAAAATATAG
- a CDS encoding Era-like GTP-binding protein: MGLFDFIKNLFKRNKKVSIGLYGHPNSGKTTLANQIAKDWMGKDIGSASNIPHETRTVLKQEKVVIKDGENELDFDIIDTPGIATKIDYQNFLEFGLEEDEAKNRAKEATKGIIEAIKWLDDVTGVLLVVDATSDPLTQTNITIIGNLEARNIPFIVVANKIDIENSNPDKIVSVFPQHTVVPISALNGEKIEELYKAMFDKFN, translated from the coding sequence ATGGGTTTATTTGATTTTATAAAAAATTTATTTAAAAGAAATAAAAAAGTCAGTATAGGACTTTATGGACATCCCAATTCTGGTAAAACAACTTTAGCTAATCAAATAGCTAAAGATTGGATGGGAAAAGATATTGGTTCAGCTTCTAATATTCCACATGAAACTAGGACTGTTTTAAAACAAGAAAAAGTAGTAATTAAAGATGGGGAAAATGAATTAGATTTTGATATTATTGATACTCCTGGGATAGCTACTAAAATTGATTATCAAAACTTTTTAGAGTTTGGATTAGAAGAGGATGAGGCGAAAAACAGAGCTAAAGAAGCAACTAAGGGAATTATTGAAGCAATTAAATGGTTAGATGATGTTACAGGGGTTCTTCTTGTTGTTGATGCTACTTCTGATCCCCTAACACAAACTAATATAACTATAATTGGTAATTTAGAAGCAAGGAATATCCCTTTCATTGTGGTAGCTAATAAAATTGATATTGAAAATTCTAATCCTGATAAAATAGTTTCAGTTTTCCCACAGCACACTGTTGTTCCTATTTCTGCTTTGAATGGCGAAAAAATAGAAGAACTTTATAAAGCAATGTTTGATAAGTTTAATTAG
- a CDS encoding class III signal peptide-containing protein translates to MELKNLKKETNGQGAAEYILLFGGVIVIAIAALMIYKNYFSNAQTNLNASNDFEDLRNAMNAT, encoded by the coding sequence ATTGAATTAAAAAATCTTAAAAAAGAAACTAATGGGCAAGGAGCTGCTGAATATATATTATTGTTTGGAGGAGTGATTGTAATAGCAATAGCTGCATTAATGATATATAAAAACTATTTTTCAAATGCACAAACAAATTTAAATGCCAGCAATGACTTTGAAGATCTTAGAAATGCTATGAATGCAACTTAA